Below is a window of Tachysurus fulvidraco isolate hzauxx_2018 chromosome 11, HZAU_PFXX_2.0, whole genome shotgun sequence DNA.
tggcactatgctgtgcaagtccagagttaaagtgactgtccagagttaaagtgtcatggAAATATTCTTACTCCTCGCCTAAGGTTAATctccaaatataattacatatatAACTAAAATCACAtagatttccaaaaaaaatcacactttaaaaacagaaatcatgCACCATTCCCACTGTAGATTGTGAGTTTCAATACAAAACACTGTAATacttagtaaaaacctttaatctTAAGTAAAATAAGATGTACTACAATGCTTATAttgtagataaaaataaataaaataaaaatatttacaagttGGCAAATAATACCACAGACTGTGTAAAATTTCTGTGCAATAAGCAATGTAGTAGTTGATATGAAAACTCAGCAGACATGTACATTATCTCAAATGTGCTCCTTGTTTCCGATCCTCAGTGTTGTCTACTTGTAGCCTCACATATCAGGAGGCAAGAATGACCTGTACCATTCCCTGTTAAAGAGAAGTTGCAAAAGTGTCCTGGAGAAGCAGCTCCACTAACTGCCTCATTTTGTTTGTACAATTTGCAGAAAAATTAAGTTGAATTTGACTCTAAACATAATACTTATATTCATAACTGCGCAAAGCATTGAGTGATTGAATATCCTGGTTTAAATGAGTATTTTCTACTATGTTTTATCAGCCAGTTTATGATAATTTAGCTAAAATATCTTTTGAACATCAGGAgtagaattataaataaaattcatataTTAAGATGATATATCAGTGCAtaatttaagttcattttattttagcaaaGTAGAAAAGCCTAGTTATTCTAGTTATTTTGAATTAATCTACTTATTATAACTTCTTTGGTAAATTGCAAAAGACTGAGTTttcttttatgtaaaataaatttttctttgtaagaatttaaaaattgtttgtcgAATTTCCCTTGTATTCAATCCATAAATTAGAGGATTAAGAATTGGAGGGAAGATAACAATTGAAACACCAAATGCCCTTCGTAAGTGTGGAGATACTGATTCTAACCTGTGAGAAATCAGAAGCAAAAATGTGTTGAGCTCAAAACTCAGAAAAACAACTAAATGTGTCCCACAGGTTTGCATTGCCTTACTTATAGATTTTGCCTGTTTTGTAGAACGACAGGTAATTAGGATTTTGACATATGTAAACAATACCATCAGTATTGAAGGGCCTTGTACAAGAGCTATAGTAAACAGGCCATAATAGTTCATTACTCTTGTATCCTCACAGATTAACTTCATTATTGAAGGATTATTGCAATATGTGTCAACTATATTTGTCCTGCAGATTTCTTTGCTTAATGTGAGCGAAAATACCGACCCAATTATAGCAAAATCTGCGGACCAGACCATAAAAATAAGTTTCACCAATTTACCTTGTGTCATTAGATTATGGTACCTCAAAGGCTTGCAAATAGCAATGTATCTATCATAAGACATAACAGTGAGAAATAACAGTGATCCATTTCCATAGAGGTGAATTAGAATGCCTTGCAAGGCACAAGCAGGGTAGGAGATTTCTCTGCTCAGAGACAGTATACTACCAAACAGTTGAGGGTAAAAACCTGTAGCTCCCATAAGGTCACATATACACAGATTAAACAGCAATATGTACATAGGTTTATGCAGTTCCCTTTTTGCAACAATAGTCACAAGTAGCATGGACTGGatgaacaaaattaaacagTATGTGATAATGCCAAACATTAATATAGAAAAAGCACTGGAAAGTGGCATGTCCAGTGATTCCAAGGTCAGAATAGTCATAAAACGTGTTACATTTGAAGTATTAATAGATTTGTCTTCCCCCATTGTAACTGCAAGTcctgtataaaataataagataacAATATATTGGTTAAGATATTCAACATTAGCAAAATGTCTTGTTTGatgaaattgttttatttactaaCCTAGAAAAATCCAAGAAGATTAAGTATGTTGACAATTAGTTAAGTGAAAAGTGTCACAGCATCACAAAACCTGCAAACTGAATACATCTGCGCTGATGGTGTTCATTATAAAGACTTGGCTATCCACCCAGAGAcctaaaatatttatatctctGGGTATTAACTTTATCCCACAGGTCAGATGTTTTTTCATATCACACTCAATTCTGACCTCTATGactctgtgttttgttgtttaatgGCAAGAAACTGGATCTGTAGAGTTTATTGGTGCAACTACATGGAATAAACAGGGTACAGCATATTCTGTGCATTTGGTCTTCCAAAATTCTATCACCTCTCCTTTGCATGATTAAACACAGTGTGGAGGATGCAGCATGGGCCAAACAGAAATGGCGTCCTGAAGCCAGCATAAAACTGTCTCCAAACCACAACTAATATAgttcaaaacaaaattaaaacattcGCTTATGGaggaaatttaaatgaaataattcaaaGCACTGttcttttataaatattaatatccaCTAGAGTTACAATTGACTGTGTGGGTGAGCATAATCCTCTTAGCTTTTCGGCTATCAGTGTCTTTTTGGTGAAAAAATAACAACCCCCATCCTGCACCCCTCCTTCCCCAGTACCTGTCCTCTTGAGTAAAGAAAAGATAACATCCACAACACTGGTGATGCTGAATTGGCATTGACCCACACTATAGTACTGGGCTGCAGCACAATATTTATCAGTCTCTGGAACATTGCAGGTGCTCCAAGCAGCCCAAATAGGGAAATCTGATATTGCCAGTGGCCACTGGTGCTGAAGGCCATTTTCTCAGTTGCATTGGGGGTAGGGCAACCTGCCAGTATCCTTTGGTTAAGTCAAGGGTGTATGAAGGTATATCAAGGGGAATATGGACAAGGACCTCCCTAAACTCTCCACTAGGTCAGTTGAATAAAAAATCCTGGTTGACCAGGGGCTGGTGGATTCAATCCAatacaattcaagtttatttgtatagcgctttttacaattggcttcgtctcaaagcagctttacagaacataaacatagaacaaaagttaAACACAAGGAGAAATATAGAATTAATATAgcaaaaaattaagatatatatagttcacagtgtgtatgtatgtatgtatgtatgtatgtatttatttatccccaatgagcaagtctgaggggactcaggcagcagtggaaaggaaaaactcccttaaattggtatggaagaaaccttgagaggaaccggactcaaaggggaacctatcctcatatgggtggaactgggggtgagattacaaatatacagtcaaacaaatgttgaattggtgtaaagatcacatggagttcagatctcctcttggtatcatagagtccaactggagctggtagatctgtagatgtctcaggattttcatagagtcagcctcatctcagtggaggtccagaATCTTCtttgcacggaagacgatcggagctggtacaatgtctggatgcctcgggatgggtagaaagagagaagcagtgtagggggattaacatatttgctgttcataaaaaaggtagaagtctaaagtattggtgcataattttatgggatgcattatgtatgtgtgtacgcctgactaaagaggtgagtttttaatctgcttttgaactgggaaagtgtgtctgagccccgaacactatcaggaagactattccaaagtttgggagctaaataagaaaatgctctaccacctttagtagacttagttattctgggaactaccggAAGTCCTGaattttgtgatctcagagggcgtgaaggattgtaacgtgttagaagactagttagatacatgggagctaaaccattaagagccttgtaagtaagtagcagcagtttgtaatcaattctaaacttaacaggtagccagtgtagagatgataaaattggggttatatggtcatactttcttgtcctagtgagaactctggcagctgcattttggactaactgtagcctatttattaatgatgcaggacaaccacctagtaatgcattacaatagtccagtctagaggtcatgaaggcatgaactagcttctcagcatcaaatacagacaggatgtttatATAGACAGGGATTCCAAGATAATCCCTTTGTAGCGATTTtgggctcgcgaagcaaggtaaatatttatgagtaattataacgCGTTAttgtgactctaaatattttaacctaagttgaaattaacggtataccgtaatgtaaattaaattaacttaatagagcatgtagttcagaccatatgttgcaggtaccttaagtttgtgagcgatactcagagacaatcacttgtggcacaaaaatatgtcatttaatgaatgagacaaacacaacataaaactaactgcgcaacaatcgaaagtggaagaaatcactacttgatgcagatcttgatttttacagaacacttcttgtcaagttctcctcaggtgtgacttctgccaagacttccttctacaaggaaaagcttgaagcttcctcacatgaccctcgtaaattccacaacatcatctcttctctgctcaaccccccggctccaccttcttcatcctccctgactgcagaagactttgcttctttctaccaggagaagattgaggaaatctgctggaccttcacttcagccccgactgcacttacgtctcagagtatgcattcccctataccttcgttgtcacatttctcaactgtggcagcaaaagagattttacaactcatccagtcctgcaaacctaccacctgcccattggatccgctccctaccactatgctccagaccatctcacaagacctcttgcccttcatttaaTCTATTGTCAATAGATCCATatcatctggtcaggtaccaactactttcaagagagcaagggttattcccatcctaaagaaaccttctctggatccatcagacatcagtaactacagaccggtatcacttctctcatttctttcaaaaattcttgaacgcatctctcacagaacaaccttcaatatcccaaccagtctggctttaaagcagctcactctacagagacagcacttttggatgtctctgagaacctacatactgctagatcagccaaactgtcatccgtccttatcctgtttgacctttcagcagcgtttgatacggtcaaccacaagactctcttatccaccctcaagagtcttgggatttgcggatcagcttgggaatggtttgcctcctacctggacggacgctcatatcaggtaacatggaggggagtgacatctgcttcacgcagactctccactggcgtcccacagggctcagtacttggtcctcttcttttctccctgtatactcactctcttggggaagttatttcatcacatgggttctcttaccactgctatgctgatgatacacaacttatcttctcttttccaccctcagatgccacagcttctgaccggatctcagcatgtctggcagaaatttcatcatggatgactgctcatcagttaaccctctggggtctgaccattttgggacactggcagaggatctgacatgctcttacatttggtcttttttcagttatttcatattaaaacataaacatattaatggctaatatcacataacattgtattcagcacaaactgggctacaatattatgcaagtaaaatgtatgtacatgtttgtatttttaagtaaatgatgtttatgcgtgggtagtaaaaaaaagaaaaagaaaagatgctgaaataaggccaagaaacacatactaaacatttgttcacacacaataaagttctctactcttgtagagttgataatttgctacaaaaagatgtgaaaaccattttacccactcattcacatgaaacaatacattgatttaacttttgtaagacagtttttgttgtgtaaaggcAATATGCAAGGGAGGGTCAATGGTCATGAATATTGATGATCCACACCTGAGGAGGCCCAACCCCCTAATGGCTTAGTCTGGATTGTGTACAATGAAGTACAAAAgacttaagattttatttatatctgtacttgacaaaataagacttttattttaccaatgttaaaaaaacatgaacaatacaatagagtcaagagtcaagaattGTATGcaatgattcaaaatgtcagctgtaaatgtacagtttggtgtgcatctaaaaatactttacatataaatttaatatttagataaatataaatttgttaaatgttgtcatgccattgttcaaaacagttcctatttaactgaacacacaagggaACATTACATGTTTTGCATTTCCAAGGTGTGTCCTGTCTTTTACCATGCACTGTCTTGCATCgcacacatttattctttattgttctCGCAAAAACGCGCCTGCgagtctacctatgaacgcaatccgtcctctgcaaatgatccaaaatgcagctgcccggcttgttttcaacctgccaaagttctcgcataccaccccactgctgcgatccctccactggcttccggtagctgcacgcgtccaattcaaaacactgatgctggcctacaaaaccaaaaatggaccagctccctcttacctcaaagccctcatcattc
It encodes the following:
- the LOC113645287 gene encoding olfactory receptor 4D11-like, with protein sequence MGEDKSINTSNVTRFMTILTLESLDMPLSSAFSILMFGIITYCLILFIQSMLLVTIVAKRELHKPMYILLFNLCICDLMGATGFYPQLFGSILSLSREISYPACALQGILIHLYGNGSLLFLTVMSYDRYIAICKPLRYHNLMTQGKLVKLIFMVWSADFAIIGSVFSLTLSKEICRTNIVDTYCNNPSIMKLICEDTRVMNYYGLFTIALVQGPSILMVLFTYVKILITCRSTKQAKSISKAMQTCGTHLVVFLSFELNTFLLLISHRLESVSPHLRRAFGVSIVIFPPILNPLIYGLNTREIRQTIFKFLQRKIYFT